A portion of the Clostridia bacterium genome contains these proteins:
- the rlmB gene encoding 23S rRNA (guanosine(2251)-2'-O)-methyltransferase RlmB, translating into MADEYVIWGRRPVLEALEAGSEFNKIVVARGSADPRIIAAARERRIPVIEADREALDRIVGQVGGGAHQGVAAYVSPILYVELDAVVAKAADRGESLFVVLLDGIEDPQNLGSIIRTADAAGAHGVVIPARRSALVSPAVVRASSGAAEHTLVARVANLSRAIDDLKKAGAWVVGTSPDAKKKYFEADLSGPIAVVVGNEGRGMSHLVSTRCDFTVSMPMAGPIASLNAGAAWAVIAYEVVRQRTAGSANAD; encoded by the coding sequence ATGGCTGATGAATACGTAATCTGGGGACGCCGGCCTGTGCTCGAGGCGCTCGAGGCTGGAAGCGAGTTCAACAAAATAGTGGTGGCGCGCGGATCGGCGGATCCGCGGATCATCGCTGCCGCCAGGGAACGGCGCATTCCCGTTATCGAAGCCGACAGGGAAGCGCTTGATAGAATCGTGGGGCAGGTGGGTGGGGGTGCGCACCAGGGAGTGGCGGCGTACGTTTCCCCAATCCTATACGTGGAGCTCGACGCAGTTGTGGCGAAGGCTGCGGATCGCGGAGAGAGCCTTTTCGTGGTTCTTCTTGATGGCATTGAGGACCCTCAGAACCTTGGATCTATCATCCGCACTGCTGATGCGGCCGGCGCTCACGGCGTAGTCATCCCTGCCCGGAGGAGCGCGCTGGTCAGCCCTGCCGTGGTGAGAGCGTCTTCAGGCGCTGCGGAGCATACCCTCGTCGCGCGCGTGGCCAACCTATCGCGCGCCATCGATGATCTCAAGAAAGCGGGGGCGTGGGTGGTTGGGACTTCGCCCGACGCTAAGAAGAAGTATTTCGAGGCGGACCTCTCCGGACCCATCGCAGTGGTTGTGGGCAATGAGGGCAGGGGAATGTCTCACCTAGTCAGCACGAGGTGCGATTTCACGGTGTCGATGCCGATGGCCGGGCCAATTGCGTCGTTGAATGCGGGCGCTGCCTGGGCAGTGATCGCGTATGAGGTGGTACGACAGCGGACCGCTGGCTCCGCGAACGCTGACTGA
- the sigH gene encoding RNA polymerase sporulation sigma factor SigH gives MTVNLQREAYQNFEELADEQIVDFARHGDRVAEEYLINKYKNFVRAKARSYFLIGADREDIIQEGMIGLYKAIRDFRPDKLASFRAFAELCITRQIITAIKTATRQKHIPLNSYVSLNKPIYDEESDRTLLDVLSGNKVTDPEELVISSEELGDIESKMGEFLSDLERQVLNSYLDGKSYQEIAVELKRHVKSIDNALQRVKRKLERYIEKRNE, from the coding sequence TTGACCGTAAACCTGCAACGGGAAGCCTATCAGAATTTCGAGGAGCTGGCTGATGAACAGATAGTCGACTTCGCGCGCCACGGCGACCGAGTAGCAGAAGAATACTTGATAAACAAGTACAAGAATTTCGTGCGGGCCAAGGCTCGTTCCTATTTCCTGATCGGTGCTGACCGGGAAGACATCATCCAGGAGGGCATGATCGGGCTCTATAAGGCCATCAGAGATTTCCGCCCCGACAAGCTGGCCTCATTCCGCGCGTTTGCAGAGCTCTGCATAACGCGCCAAATCATAACTGCGATCAAGACTGCAACACGACAGAAACACATTCCACTCAATTCCTACGTGTCACTCAACAAACCAATCTACGACGAGGAATCGGATCGCACTCTTTTGGATGTGCTCTCTGGAAACAAGGTCACCGACCCTGAAGAACTGGTGATCAGCAGTGAGGAGCTCGGCGATATCGAGAGCAAGATGGGTGAGTTTCTCTCAGATCTAGAACGGCAGGTTCTCAATTCATATCTCGACGGGAAGTCGTACCAGGAGATTGCAGTTGAGCTCAAGAGGCACGTGAAATCAATCGACAATGCACTTCAGAGGGTGAAGAGGAAGCTGGAACGCTACATAGAGAAGCGCAACGAATAG
- a CDS encoding AbrB/MazE/SpoVT family DNA-binding domain-containing protein: MPGLFQSTVTARGQVTIPVEVRRRLGLKAGDTVVIQESDTGYVISWSPRATGQAGAGAVSSASGGLRGSVGVRFDGERSLGE, from the coding sequence ATGCCCGGCCTGTTTCAGTCTACTGTGACCGCACGAGGGCAGGTAACGATTCCGGTTGAGGTTCGTCGGCGCCTGGGGTTGAAGGCTGGCGACACTGTAGTCATTCAGGAGTCAGACACTGGTTACGTCATCAGCTGGAGCCCGAGGGCAACGGGCCAGGCCGGCGCTGGGGCAGTGAGTTCCGCAAGCGGAGGCCTTAGGGGATCAGTTGGAGTACGATTTGACGGAGAACGATCACTCGGCGAGTAG
- a CDS encoding tryptophanase: MANVRFFTGEHVPLEMHKVRIVQKLSLPCIERRLEAITEAGNNTFLLQNCDIFLDMLTDSGVNAMSDQQMAAMMVADDSYAGSATFTRLENKLIELFGMPHFLPAHQGRACEHILASALVKPGNVVPMNIHFTTTKAHITRKGGSVVELVIDEGLKTTSEFPFKGNFDLNKLGQVIDAQGADNVPFVRLEAGANLIGGQPFSLQNACEVAALCRAHGVLTVLDASLLQDNLYFIKQREAACKGMSIREITRALADEMDIIYFSARKLGFAKGGGICVRDDALFAKMRELVPLFEGFLTYGGMSVREMEAIVVGLDETMDEDVISQGPQFIQFMTDELVKAGVPVVTPAGGLGCHLNAMEFLPHVPQHQYPAGALAAALYIASGVRGMERGTMSEAREPDGSEVFSKMELLRLALPRRVFTLSQVKYAIDRIVWLYGRRDLVGGLTFTEEPAVLRFFFGKLKPTSGWQAELARAFRADFGDSL, from the coding sequence ATGGCAAACGTACGGTTCTTCACAGGCGAGCATGTACCCCTTGAGATGCACAAGGTGCGCATCGTGCAAAAACTCAGCCTTCCCTGCATCGAGCGCAGGCTCGAAGCGATTACCGAGGCGGGCAACAACACATTTCTGCTTCAGAACTGCGATATCTTCCTGGACATGCTGACCGACAGCGGCGTCAATGCAATGAGCGATCAGCAGATGGCGGCGATGATGGTGGCCGACGACAGTTATGCAGGCTCGGCGACTTTCACAAGACTCGAGAACAAGCTGATTGAGCTGTTTGGTATGCCGCACTTTCTGCCCGCCCATCAAGGGCGCGCCTGTGAGCATATTCTTGCGTCAGCGCTAGTCAAGCCGGGAAATGTCGTGCCGATGAACATCCATTTCACCACGACCAAGGCGCACATCACCAGAAAGGGCGGCAGCGTTGTCGAGCTGGTTATCGACGAGGGCTTGAAGACGACCAGCGAATTCCCGTTCAAGGGCAACTTTGACCTCAATAAGTTGGGGCAGGTCATCGACGCGCAGGGAGCAGACAACGTCCCATTCGTGCGGCTGGAGGCGGGCGCCAATCTGATTGGCGGGCAGCCTTTCTCGCTGCAGAATGCGTGCGAGGTTGCGGCGCTGTGTCGCGCCCATGGTGTCCTGACCGTGCTGGACGCCAGTCTTCTGCAGGATAACCTGTATTTCATCAAGCAACGCGAGGCGGCGTGCAAAGGCATGAGCATCCGAGAGATCACCCGCGCACTGGCCGACGAGATGGATATCATCTACTTCTCCGCCCGCAAGCTGGGCTTTGCCAAGGGCGGCGGAATCTGTGTGCGCGATGATGCCTTGTTCGCAAAGATGCGCGAGCTGGTGCCCCTTTTCGAGGGCTTCTTGACATACGGCGGTATGTCGGTGCGCGAGATGGAGGCGATCGTTGTTGGACTGGACGAGACGATGGACGAGGACGTCATCTCCCAGGGGCCGCAGTTCATCCAGTTCATGACGGACGAGCTTGTCAAGGCGGGCGTGCCGGTTGTCACCCCTGCGGGTGGGCTGGGCTGCCACTTGAACGCAATGGAATTCTTGCCTCACGTGCCGCAGCATCAATACCCCGCCGGCGCGCTGGCGGCGGCTCTTTACATCGCAAGCGGGGTGCGCGGCATGGAGCGCGGCACAATGAGCGAAGCACGTGAGCCCGATGGCAGCGAGGTGTTCTCAAAGATGGAACTGCTGCGCCTGGCTTTGCCCCGACGGGTGTTCACCCTCTCGCAGGTCAAGTACGCCATCGACCGCATCGTCTGGCTATATGGTCGCCGCGACCTTGTCGGCGGGCTGACATTCACCGAAGAACCCGCAGTCCTGCGCTTCTTCTTCGGGAAGCTGAAGCCCACATCAGGCTGGCAGGCTGAGCTGGCGAGGGCCTTTCGCGCGGACTTCGGGGACAGTCTGTAA
- a CDS encoding MFS transporter: MSVRNYLFYCKVKAVAIGSIAGSIGYLFYAVAPSWGWLLVGHTVASPARCFVAPSFQAFIAEQSAEETRARVFAISESAFAVVGIVGPPIGGFLSQRYGFRWMFVAALLSPDYNSLVSKEVPISIRGTAFGLVSTTMGISIASGAVYRRVDVGQVRAQGSVRVAAIGQPGHGCNVLV; this comes from the coding sequence ATGAGTGTGCGCAACTATCTCTTCTACTGCAAGGTGAAGGCTGTAGCCATTGGAAGCATTGCAGGCAGTATCGGATATCTGTTCTATGCTGTTGCGCCCTCGTGGGGTTGGCTGCTCGTGGGCCATACTGTAGCATCACCGGCTAGGTGCTTTGTGGCCCCTAGTTTCCAGGCGTTCATCGCGGAGCAGTCCGCAGAGGAAACACGGGCCCGCGTGTTCGCGATCAGTGAGTCGGCATTCGCTGTGGTTGGCATTGTGGGTCCGCCCATAGGCGGATTCCTGTCGCAGCGGTACGGGTTCCGCTGGATGTTTGTCGCGGCGTTGCTGTCGCCCGACTACAACTCACTAGTATCAAAGGAGGTTCCCATAAGCATTAGGGGGACTGCCTTCGGATTAGTGTCGACCACCATGGGCATAAGCATCGCTTCCGGCGCCGTATATCGGCGGGTTGATGTGGGCCAGGTTCGGGCCCAAGGCTCCGTTCGCGTTGCCGCTATTGGCCAGCCTGGGCATGGCTGTAATGTTCTGGTTTAA
- a CDS encoding TIGR02679 family protein, which yields MDKRLAEAVEFFKKEKGLHRLIGQVIQKYRRLGDIRGTVRLVGLDAAERKALSELFRKDYTSRESAVVSIAHLAKALERTRFAGVELVKILEGYQGNPIATRSEERQEYQAAKSAFFQSLHEVCGARYSRAWIENVAAKGPGSRGIHRSYDRDPATLRTQLEKVLRALANLPTDPARRDTGQYERLPVFASRLAGDPHGFDIDTEQGKHLIAALSWVRAAVAGRDCAGGQADNLRNNPVDGPADGATAPPHGAEDVAELLAHFGIIRDDLLNFVTCIGILAFDEIPIALPSSGSGGSDGPGVPQPLATWAAACREGAVLNIPLRELVKARSCMPLEACAGPGAGHGAGPAVFVVENSGVFSAILDRLSDDPSRDARRPPMVCTHGQFRLAALMLMDKLAAGGAAIFYSGDFDPEGLQMAQRLMNRFPGSVRPWRYGLQDYLGCVSETPLPENRLAKLQGVTAPELVPAKDAMAAERKAGYQERLLDALAEDVREALRSAAVP from the coding sequence ATGGACAAGAGGCTAGCGGAGGCGGTAGAGTTTTTCAAAAAGGAAAAGGGGCTGCATCGCCTAATCGGCCAGGTGATCCAGAAGTACAGGCGCCTCGGCGACATCCGCGGCACGGTAAGGCTCGTCGGGCTCGACGCGGCAGAGAGGAAGGCCCTATCCGAGCTCTTCCGCAAAGACTACACCTCGCGCGAATCGGCAGTTGTCTCCATCGCTCACTTAGCGAAGGCGCTTGAGCGCACCAGGTTTGCAGGAGTTGAGCTGGTCAAGATCCTCGAAGGATACCAGGGGAACCCTATCGCTACCCGCTCGGAAGAGCGGCAGGAGTATCAGGCGGCGAAAAGCGCGTTCTTCCAGAGCCTACATGAGGTGTGCGGGGCGCGCTACAGCAGGGCATGGATTGAGAATGTCGCGGCGAAAGGCCCAGGAAGCCGGGGCATCCATCGCTCCTACGACCGCGATCCCGCGACATTGCGCACACAGCTCGAGAAGGTCCTCCGGGCCCTCGCGAATCTGCCGACCGACCCCGCTCGCCGGGACACTGGGCAATATGAACGGCTCCCAGTGTTCGCGAGCCGCCTCGCCGGAGACCCACATGGTTTCGACATAGACACTGAACAAGGCAAGCACCTCATCGCCGCGCTCAGTTGGGTGCGCGCGGCCGTGGCAGGCCGCGACTGTGCTGGCGGCCAGGCGGACAACCTTAGGAACAACCCGGTGGATGGCCCGGCAGATGGCGCAACGGCGCCGCCTCATGGGGCCGAGGACGTCGCTGAACTCCTGGCGCACTTCGGGATAATACGGGACGATCTCCTAAACTTCGTGACCTGCATCGGGATCCTGGCGTTCGACGAGATCCCCATTGCCCTACCAAGCAGCGGATCAGGCGGATCGGACGGCCCCGGCGTTCCCCAGCCTCTGGCAACGTGGGCCGCTGCCTGCCGGGAAGGCGCTGTGCTCAACATCCCCCTCCGGGAGCTTGTCAAGGCGCGGTCGTGCATGCCGCTTGAGGCTTGCGCAGGGCCTGGGGCGGGCCACGGCGCCGGCCCGGCGGTGTTTGTGGTTGAGAACTCAGGGGTCTTCTCAGCTATCCTGGATCGATTATCGGACGATCCTTCGCGAGACGCCCGCCGACCGCCTATGGTGTGCACCCATGGGCAATTCAGGCTGGCTGCCTTGATGCTCATGGACAAGCTTGCGGCCGGCGGAGCTGCCATCTTCTACTCAGGAGACTTTGACCCCGAAGGGCTCCAGATGGCCCAGAGGCTGATGAACCGGTTCCCTGGATCAGTCCGGCCGTGGCGCTACGGACTCCAAGACTACCTAGGCTGTGTGTCAGAGACGCCTCTTCCCGAAAACCGCCTCGCGAAGCTTCAGGGGGTCACCGCGCCTGAACTCGTCCCCGCCAAAGACGCGATGGCAGCAGAGCGGAAGGCGGGCTATCAGGAGAGATTGCTCGACGCCCTCGCTGAAGACGTCCGGGAGGCGCTCAGGTCGGCGGCCGTCCCTTAA